From Halotia branconii CENA392, the proteins below share one genomic window:
- a CDS encoding alpha/beta fold hydrolase gives MFPSFLPTTVGQLTEPASIALAQNIQTQAIATPLTTQPITTTYVHQGSGEIPILLIHGFDSSILEFRRLLPLLAADNETWAVDLLGFGFTHRLAEIKFSPIAIKTHLYYFWKTLINQPVILVGVSMGGAAAIDFTFAYPEVVKKLVLINSAGLKEGSPLSRLMFPPLDYLATQFLRNPQVRDRISRVAYKNPSLVSVDALDCGALHLQMPSWHQALIAFTKSGGYSAFRFKKLSEIVQPTLILWGDTDKILGTEDAKRFKRAILNSQLIWIQDCGHLPHLEQPQITAQHILDFRDDL, from the coding sequence ATGTTTCCTAGTTTCTTACCTACCACAGTTGGGCAACTGACAGAACCTGCCTCGATCGCCCTAGCTCAAAATATTCAAACTCAAGCGATCGCCACTCCTTTGACTACTCAACCAATCACTACCACTTATGTTCATCAAGGAAGTGGTGAAATACCCATTTTATTAATTCACGGCTTTGACAGTTCTATATTAGAATTTCGTCGCCTTTTACCACTGCTAGCAGCAGATAATGAAACTTGGGCAGTTGATTTATTGGGTTTTGGGTTTACACATAGACTTGCAGAAATAAAATTTAGTCCCATTGCTATTAAAACTCATCTTTATTATTTCTGGAAAACTCTGATCAACCAACCCGTAATTTTAGTAGGTGTCTCAATGGGTGGTGCAGCAGCCATTGATTTTACATTTGCTTACCCAGAAGTAGTAAAAAAATTGGTATTAATAAACAGTGCTGGTTTGAAGGAAGGTTCACCTTTAAGTCGGTTGATGTTTCCTCCTTTGGATTATTTAGCTACTCAATTTTTGCGTAATCCTCAAGTCCGCGATCGCATTTCTCGTGTTGCTTACAAAAATCCTAGTCTGGTTTCGGTTGATGCTCTAGATTGTGGAGCGTTACATCTCCAAATGCCAAGTTGGCATCAAGCTTTGATTGCTTTCACTAAAAGCGGTGGTTATAGTGCTTTTAGATTTAAAAAACTCTCAGAAATTGTCCAACCAACACTGATTTTGTGGGGTGATACCGATAAGATATTAGGCACAGAAGATGCCAAAAGATTTAAAAGAGCAATTCTTAATAGTCAACTGATCTGGATTCAAGATTGCGGTCATCTTCCTCATTTAGAACAACCACAAATTACTGCTCAACATATTTTAGATTTTCGAGATGACCTATAA
- a CDS encoding PAS domain-containing sensor histidine kinase, which produces MGKVGRWWQKFLSAPTLDEISVFYQASSQETKWLAKRHRFLWQRLHLWLWLALICLLTFTLRNIYDFFFPLKELQRLSPLLTTQGLAINLAILLSLVICFFLHKTQFGHRRPGLLFLGSSWSISLASQLFATVKGFALPDTLGWSLLFLSQATFIPVRWTLHLLSQIGILIYYFGVNTALGLKTPIPEHPEIYNVTFILYILWFCIICDLGVYLYDRLQRSEFYARQEMESTYQKLEVAEAKYRSIFENAIEGIFQSSPDGRYITANPALARIYGYSFPEEVTTNFTDIEHQLYVDPKRRAEFVRLIEQDGIVSQFESQIYRRDGSIVWISEKAYAVRDEQGKLLYYEGLIEDITQRKQAEEALRVFFHAVSHDLRNPVLGTLMVLKNLLNSKEQEFSSILVSRSILERMVQSSDRQLNLINSLMEAHLSEVQGIVLQRQPVKLHTIVESAIADLEPILTENKTTLINSVTADLPLINADPTQLWRVFSNLIVNAIKHNPPELLLTLNATDEGEKIYCTVSDNGVGITPEQRKQLFNLYFRVGNNRNSVGLGLGLYLCKQIINAHGGEIGMNSELDVGATFWFTLPISS; this is translated from the coding sequence ATGGGCAAAGTTGGAAGGTGGTGGCAAAAATTCCTGTCTGCGCCAACTTTAGATGAAATTAGTGTTTTTTATCAGGCTTCGTCTCAAGAGACAAAGTGGCTAGCCAAAAGGCATCGCTTTTTGTGGCAAAGATTGCATCTATGGTTATGGCTAGCGCTGATTTGTTTGCTAACCTTCACTTTGCGAAATATTTACGACTTTTTTTTCCCTTTAAAAGAGTTACAGAGACTGTCACCATTACTTACAACTCAAGGACTGGCAATTAATCTAGCTATACTGCTGAGTTTAGTGATCTGTTTTTTCTTGCACAAAACTCAGTTTGGTCATCGTCGTCCAGGGTTATTATTTTTAGGGTCATCATGGTCAATTAGTTTAGCATCACAACTATTCGCCACTGTTAAAGGTTTTGCGCTACCTGATACCCTCGGTTGGTCACTGCTGTTTTTAAGTCAAGCTACCTTCATCCCAGTCCGCTGGACTCTGCATTTACTGTCTCAGATAGGTATTTTAATTTACTATTTTGGTGTGAATACAGCACTAGGATTAAAAACACCAATACCTGAACACCCGGAAATATATAATGTCACGTTCATTTTATACATTTTATGGTTTTGTATTATATGTGATTTGGGTGTTTACTTATACGATCGCCTGCAACGCTCTGAGTTTTACGCCCGTCAAGAAATGGAGTCTACCTACCAAAAACTAGAAGTTGCAGAAGCTAAATATCGAAGTATCTTTGAAAACGCTATTGAAGGAATTTTTCAAAGTAGTCCCGATGGACGTTATATTACAGCAAATCCGGCATTAGCACGTATTTATGGATATTCGTTTCCTGAAGAAGTCACAACAAACTTTACTGATATTGAACATCAATTGTATGTTGACCCCAAACGCCGTGCCGAATTTGTGCGCTTAATTGAACAAGATGGGATTGTTTCTCAGTTTGAGTCCCAAATTTATCGCCGAGATGGCAGTATTGTCTGGATTTCGGAAAAGGCTTACGCAGTCCGAGACGAACAGGGAAAACTGCTTTACTATGAAGGGTTAATTGAAGATATTACACAGCGTAAACAAGCAGAGGAAGCCTTAAGAGTATTTTTCCATGCTGTTTCCCATGATTTACGTAACCCTGTGTTAGGCACTTTAATGGTACTCAAGAATTTGCTCAATAGTAAAGAACAGGAATTTTCCTCAATTTTGGTGTCACGGTCGATTTTAGAACGGATGGTGCAAAGTAGCGATCGCCAACTCAATTTGATTAATTCGTTGATGGAAGCTCATCTAAGTGAAGTGCAAGGAATTGTCTTACAACGTCAACCTGTAAAATTGCATACTATAGTGGAATCTGCGATCGCAGATTTAGAGCCAATATTAACAGAAAATAAAACTACCCTGATAAATTCAGTCACAGCAGATTTACCACTAATAAACGCCGATCCTACCCAACTATGGCGAGTTTTTTCTAACTTAATTGTTAATGCTATTAAACATAATCCGCCTGAGTTGCTGTTAACACTCAATGCTACCGATGAAGGCGAAAAAATTTATTGTACTGTTAGTGATAACGGCGTAGGAATCACTCCAGAACAAAGGAAACAACTATTTAACCTTTACTTCCGGGTTGGTAACAACCGCAATTCTGTAGGTTTGGGATTAGGTTTGTATTTGTGTAAGCAAATCATTAACGCCCACGGCGGCGAAATTGGCATGAATAGTGAATTGGATGTAGGAGCAACATTTTGGTTTACGTTACCAATTAGTTCGTAG
- a CDS encoding NAD-dependent epimerase/dehydratase family protein produces the protein MNLSQQQLLISGIDGFIGLRSAELALSQGMKIRGLQHSPEKTQKAQKLGVELLLGNITDPVIAQKACQEMDIVLHTAAVTQESGSLDYFREVNVEGTVNLAKAAKNAGVKTFVYLSSVLVYGFNYPDGVTEKGSLCGENNPYCQTTIEAEEILLQLNAPPDFNVIIIRAGDVYGPGSIPWIVRPLLLMRQKLFALANDGLGVMNHVYVDNLIEGIFLAIEKEAYGEVFNITDGQKTSWKEYFTRLAEIGGLPEPISLPASMLKSVLWQQNLAKKLVGKKADIMPDSVDFVTRPYAYSIAKAQSRLNYQPKIDLEEGMRRTQEWLQKTDIQEIIL, from the coding sequence ATGAACCTCTCTCAACAACAACTTCTAATATCAGGAATTGATGGATTTATCGGCTTACGTTCTGCCGAACTAGCTTTATCCCAAGGAATGAAAATCCGGGGGCTGCAACATTCCCCAGAGAAAACTCAAAAAGCACAAAAACTAGGTGTTGAGTTGCTTTTAGGAAATATCACTGATCCTGTGATTGCCCAAAAAGCTTGTCAAGAAATGGATATTGTTTTGCATACAGCCGCAGTTACTCAAGAAAGTGGTTCACTCGACTACTTTCGTGAAGTCAATGTTGAAGGCACTGTTAATCTGGCAAAAGCTGCCAAAAATGCTGGTGTAAAAACCTTTGTTTATCTTTCTAGCGTATTAGTCTATGGCTTTAATTATCCTGATGGCGTTACAGAAAAAGGGTCACTTTGTGGCGAAAATAATCCTTACTGCCAGACAACAATAGAAGCCGAAGAAATTCTTTTACAATTAAATGCTCCACCAGATTTTAACGTCATCATCATTAGAGCCGGAGATGTTTACGGTCCTGGAAGTATCCCGTGGATAGTTCGACCACTGCTGTTAATGCGTCAAAAATTATTTGCCTTAGCTAATGATGGTTTAGGAGTAATGAACCATGTATATGTGGACAATCTGATTGAAGGTATATTTTTAGCTATTGAAAAAGAAGCCTATGGAGAAGTATTTAATATTACTGATGGTCAAAAAACTTCTTGGAAAGAGTATTTTACACGCCTAGCTGAAATTGGAGGTTTACCAGAGCCAATTTCTCTGCCAGCTAGTATGCTTAAATCTGTACTTTGGCAGCAAAACTTGGCTAAGAAACTGGTGGGTAAGAAGGCTGATATTATGCCAGATTCTGTAGATTTTGTGACTCGTCCTTATGCTTATTCAATTGCTAAAGCCCAAAGCAGATTAAATTATCAACCAAAAATCGATTTAGAAGAAGGAATGCGCCGTACACAAGAATGGTTGCAAAAAACAGATATTCAAGAAATAATTTTGTAA
- a CDS encoding phosphopantetheine-binding protein, giving the protein MSQSIPDSTVKRSYTAEEIQAWLVFHLSELLGVKPDEINVTEPLESYGLDSSQGMLLAIKAKKLLGFEFSPLLVWHYPTIELLSQRLAEESQDLESETFEI; this is encoded by the coding sequence ATGAGCCAGTCTATTCCCGATTCAACTGTAAAACGCTCTTATACAGCAGAAGAAATTCAAGCTTGGTTAGTCTTTCATCTTTCGGAACTGCTGGGAGTTAAACCTGATGAGATAAATGTCACAGAGCCTTTAGAAAGTTACGGTTTGGATTCATCACAGGGTATGCTCTTGGCTATTAAAGCAAAAAAGTTGTTGGGATTTGAATTTTCTCCTCTACTGGTATGGCATTATCCCACTATCGAATTACTTTCTCAACGGTTAGCCGAAGAATCTCAAGATTTGGAGTCAGAAACTTTTGAAATTTAG
- a CDS encoding phthiocerol/phthiodiolone dimycocerosyl transferase family protein, with protein MIHNRKLGRLEQAMETLNSQAKTWNIVTISRIKGALSKEVLRQSLDKVQCRHPRLNSHIVRSQNRLYFQTEGTAKIALRVVKKLSDEQWTEVVDEEMNEKIDSSKCLMRVVLVHFQNQKNISYLITTVHHAIADALSCIQLHSEILTNCQKVVSGEEINLVNLSPLPPIEEIIPKWTKGLKSKINNVLFLLQLGFQKIWYQPKTLDLENYVPVAQRRCHIIHRQLDPDVTQKFINLCRQENTTVHSALCAAMIFTVARKITQGNKKDIQVSCLSYLDLRRRLKPTISDEHLAVLAASMMGFHTIKTNTSFWELARNVKQKLEDGTQRGDIFKMMLVAKHLIDFCFRQPKQVAATVSVSNIGKVSIPKFYGEFELEEISFAGSHALYAGVFIIHAATFQGKMLLNFVFSQPAISQETIEVLVNELMSFIREMCDFNLNLCFTCKRYTSCITK; from the coding sequence ATAATTCATAACAGAAAGCTGGGTCGTCTTGAGCAAGCTATGGAAACCTTAAATAGCCAAGCTAAAACCTGGAATATAGTGACAATTAGTCGCATTAAAGGCGCACTCAGCAAAGAAGTTCTCAGACAATCGCTAGATAAAGTTCAGTGTCGTCATCCTCGTCTCAATTCTCACATTGTCCGTTCTCAAAATCGTCTTTACTTTCAAACTGAGGGAACAGCAAAGATTGCTTTACGTGTTGTGAAGAAGCTAAGTGATGAGCAATGGACAGAAGTTGTTGATGAGGAGATGAATGAAAAAATTGATAGTAGTAAATGTCTCATGCGAGTGGTACTAGTTCACTTTCAGAATCAGAAAAATATAAGTTATTTAATTACAACAGTACATCATGCGATCGCAGATGCTTTATCATGTATTCAACTTCACTCAGAAATTTTGACTAATTGTCAAAAAGTTGTATCTGGTGAAGAAATCAACTTAGTTAATTTATCTCCTCTTCCACCAATTGAAGAAATCATCCCTAAATGGACGAAAGGCTTAAAAAGCAAGATAAATAACGTACTATTTCTGTTACAGTTGGGATTTCAGAAGATTTGGTATCAACCAAAAACATTAGATTTAGAAAATTATGTACCTGTTGCACAACGCCGTTGTCACATTATTCACCGACAACTTGACCCAGATGTAACTCAAAAATTTATCAATCTTTGCCGACAAGAAAATACAACAGTACACAGTGCTTTATGCGCTGCCATGATATTTACAGTAGCGAGAAAAATTACTCAAGGTAACAAAAAAGATATCCAAGTCAGCTGTCTATCATATCTTGATTTGAGAAGACGTTTAAAACCGACAATTAGCGATGAACATTTGGCTGTATTAGCCGCGTCTATGATGGGATTTCACACCATTAAAACAAACACATCCTTTTGGGAATTAGCACGGAATGTCAAACAAAAACTAGAAGATGGTACACAACGCGGTGATATCTTCAAGATGATGTTAGTTGCCAAACATCTCATTGATTTTTGTTTCAGACAACCCAAACAAGTAGCTGCTACAGTTTCTGTCTCTAACATTGGCAAGGTTAGCATTCCTAAATTTTATGGCGAATTTGAACTAGAAGAAATTAGCTTTGCTGGCTCACATGCTTTATATGCAGGTGTGTTTATTATTCATGCTGCAACTTTTCAAGGCAAAATGTTGTTAAATTTTGTATTTTCTCAGCCTGCAATTAGTCAAGAAACAATAGAAGTTCTTGTGAATGAATTAATGTCTTTCATCAGGGAAATGTGTGACTTCAATTTGAATCTTTGCTTTACATGCAAAAGATATACTTCTTGCATAACTAAATAA